The genomic segment AAGAGTCAGGGTACAGAGATGGAGGTTGGGGAAGACTCCGGGCCAGCCTGTGGGATAGAGACAGGCCTGGGTTCTCTCAAAGAGTATCCTTTCAGGAGAGTCGGCTCTACTTTCGCTCCCTTCTTAGGAAGGCCATGGCCAAAGCTTGGGGGTCGCAGCTGGGGTGCTCCCACTGTGGGTGTGGATACCCTGACTCCTTTCCCTCCACACCCAGGGCTTCTTCCGACGCAGCATCCAGAAGAACATGGTGTATACGTGTCACCGAGACAAGAACTGCATCATCAACAAGGTGACCCGGAACCGGTGCCAGTACTGCCGGCTGCAGAAATGCTTCGAAGTGGGCATGTCCAAGGAGTGTGAGTGTCCTGGGGCCCGCGGCCAGGCCCCGCCCAGTGTCTGAGGGCCGGGGGCGGGGAGGCTgggtgcctgtgtgcacatgtgggaaCATGTGTGCTGTAGTCGGCAGGCTTCTAGTTGAGGAGGATGCTTTGTAGATAACTACACGAACCTGTCTGTGAGTTGGGCGGGCTCTGTCTCTGTATTTCAGCACAGAATGCACAGAACCATCCCATCAGCAAGCCTGGTTGTGCGCTTGCATGCTTGCGCACGGGTGCCTACCCCCAGGATACCTTCCTCCTGGGCTTTGCTTGactttggggtgtggctcagcagcgTACCCCAGTCCCTTGTGTATCTTAGGGGAGGGGCCTGAACTTCAGAGGGTGTGAAGTTGGTATGTAtgtgatggggggtgggggctgcccTAGGACCCCGGAAGCCATTGTCTGGATAAGCCTGGAGCTCAGAGTTGGAAGAGAATTGGGCTTCTCAGATCCGGGAGGAACAGGGGTTTCCAGTTTGGGCCCAGCTGAGGCCctgatgaagggagggagggacagagggagggctgGACAGGGAGAGACCCTCTTGTGTTGAATCATGGGTGTTGCCGTGGTGACCAGTGATTGATGATGTCAGAGATAAATGACGCTGACAGACGCCTCCTTGTCTGCGTGGCCGTTGCCATGGAGCCTGAGCCTTGGGggatgaggtgggggaggggggctgcagGACCCCCTCCAGCCCTTTGTGGGGAGGGGTGCAGGGAAAGATGGCCCTGACTACTACAGCAAGAGCCCCAGCCAGGAGTACAGGGCTGGATATCCTGCTCCCTGCTGTCGCCAAAGACCGGGAGTGCTGGTCCCACACTCAGGAAGTGGTGGCTGCCTTCTGCAGTCTGTGACAACTTGGGACATGCAGGACAGACCTTTTGCTAAAAGgctgtctcttccttctccccttggTCCACCTTCTTTTCACTGCGGAAGGACAGGACGAGGTGGGGaccccctctccttcccaccaACAacccccccttcctctccctccttcccctctccctggcTGCTCTGTGCCCCGGAGCCGAGCAGCTGCCATTTCAATAGAATTAAAGCTTCCGAATGATAAACGTCTTGTCACAGCTGCAATTTTCTCTTCCCAAATTATCCCCccactctgcctctccctctcccttctctcccctgcaCTTTATTGAATTTGCAGAATCGACATGAGTGATCTCCAAATTAtgccagctccccccccccagcccccgtCCCCTCCccggacccccacccccacccttccttccttccgcgTCAGCAGCCGCCACCGAGGCCCTGTGAGTGATTGTGTGTCTGGGATAATCGGCTGGTAACGACCCCATTGCTTCTTTAAAGCCGAGTGGTGTGTGCGGCTCAGCGCCCCCCGGTGATTTGTCAGGGCCCCAGCTAATGGGCCAAGAGATGCTTCGCCAGGGCCCCCCATTCTGTGGTTGGGGAACCCTGTTCCCTGCCTGCCCAGGGAGCGGCTGCTTTGAGCCAGTCTCAGGGATCCCCCAGGGAGATTGCTGCCAGGAGGAGCTGGGACACTAAGGATTCCTGGCAGGCCCGGAGTACGCACGCACGGACTCAGTGTGCATGTCTGCCAGTCTGGACACATGTTCTTAGAGTGTGGGCTGGAGTAGATGCGTGACAGGGCGCTCCACACTGGCCGAGGGCATCGTGTGCACGTGCGGCCCCAGCTGCAGACATGGGCCTGGACTCGGATTTAAGATGAGTCTGGTAGACATGGAGGCCTAGTGTGGCACATTGCTGTgcccgtgtgcgtgtgtgtgtgtgtgtgtgtgtgtgtgtgtgtgtgtgcgcgcgcgtgctgTCTGTCTGCCCGTCTGTGTCTGGTTGGTGGACAGCATGGGCTGGGCCTGGCCCAGGTCTGCAGCAATGATCTCTAACCCACCCATGCCCCCCCCCGCAGCGGTGCGGAACGATcggaacaaaaagaagaaagaggcgCCCAAGCCGGAGTGCTCAGAGAGCTACCCGCTGTCGCCGGAGGTCGGGGAGCTCATCGAGAAGGTGCGCAAGGCGCACCAGGAAACCTTCCCGGCCCTCTGCCAGCTGGGCAAGTACACTACGGTACGCTGGCCAGTGGGGGTGCTGCCCGCCCCGGGCCCCCTCTGccacccctcccttcctcctagCAGCTGTCTGGACGCCAAGGCTGGGTGGAGGGCAGGCAGGGGACGGACTGAAGCGCGGGTGCCCTGGCTGGGGCCCTTACTCTCCCGGCCTCTCCCAGAACAACAGCTCAGAACAACGCGTCTCTCTGGACATTGATCTCTGGGACAAGTTCAGTGAACTCTCCACCAAGTGCATCATTAAGACAGTAGAGTTCGCCAAACAGCTTCCCGGCTTCACCACCCTCACCATCGCCGACCAGATCACCCTCCTCAAGGCTGCCTGCCTGGATATCCTGGTGAGAGTCTGCCGCAGCCCTCTGGCCACGCTCCTGTCCTCGTAGGGTCTCTTCTCAGCTGAAGAACCCCTTTCCCGAACCTTTCCCAGAATCCAGGTGCCTGCTGCCCAGAGGGGCCACACTGTCCCTCTCCTGGGTCTGCCCGTCCACTCAGCCTCCCAGAACTCAGGTGTGCTGCCGTTCACCTGATCACCCAGGCACCCGCTCATCAGCTCACACCCTACCTGTCCATGTCGTCCATAGGAAGATTTACCTAGGCCCCTCTGAGCTGGGTGTCAGGAGCCCAGAGGTGGACACACGGCCGCCCTCTGGCCCAGTGGAGGAGGCCAAGGAGGATTAAGTGGATGTCGCATACTGATAGCGCTGCCCTGTCCCCTCCCTGTGAAGAGCAGTGTTCACTCCTGGGGCCCCCGAGAGGCTCCACCTCTAATACTGGCATCATGTGAAGGCCGTAGTCCCTGGGAGCAGGAAGCCGAAAGGCCTGCGCCCGGGACGGGACACATGGTGGTTTTGGGAGTGCTGCATTTGGTGGCCTGAGTTGTGAGTGGAAtgccaggaacagagagagaactgCCCAAGCCAAGGCTAGGAGGAGGCTTTCCTCTAATCCTTGACCAGAGGTCAGTTCACCTCTTCCTTCAGACACATCCGGGGTGAAGGACCGAGGAGTATCATGTGCCTGTCCCCAGGGCACAGATGTGGGAGGCACCGTCAGGAGCAAACTGTTCAGGCTGAATGGGACAGTCCCTGGGCACAGATCTGCCTTGTTTCTTGCTGGCTGGAAACTCCTCTCCCTCCCGATTTCTCTGTGAGGAGGCGGCATGGCCTAGATCTGCTATCCAGTGCGATGCTACGCGTGCATCTGTTTAAATTTAATTACAATCAGACTCAGTCCGGTCGCTTGGTTGCACTAGCCACATCTCAAGTGCTCAGGAGCCACATGGGGCTGGTGGCTAGTACGATGGATGGTGCAGACAGAGCCTTTCCATCACTGGAGAGAATTctgtcagccagccagccatgctCTGGCTGCTTGCCAGGGAGGCCTCTGGGGATGCTGGAACTGGTGTGCCAGGGGCCGGggcaggaggtgtgtgtgtgtgggggggggggtgcgctcCAGGCTCCGAACCCGTACATCCTCTGCACCCAGATTCTGCGAATCTGCACGCGGTACACGCCTGAACAAGACACAATGACCTTCTCAGACGGACTGACCCTGAACCGGACGCAGATGCACAACGCTGGCTTTGGCCCCCTCACCGACTTGGTCTTTGCCTTCGCCAACCAGCTGCTGCCCCTGGAGATGGACGATGCGGAGACTGGATTGCTCAGTGCCATCTGCCTCATCTGTGGAGGTGGGTGAGGTGCCGGGGCTCTCAGAAGGTGTGCTGAGGGGCCTGGAGGGGCAGGTCCGGTCGCCGGGCGCACAAGGCAAGGGTCCCAGGACTTCAGACACTCTTCTCTGGGGTCAAGGCTGAGACCCAGTTAATATTGGATGTTATTTTATTGCTCTGCTCTGGCCATGTCACACTGCCGCAGTCCTATCATAGTGATGATGGCGGGGGTcgggggggggtgggtgggggtgggggaagtgggggggCGAGCTACTGGGAATTCCCTGCTTTGCATGAGGAGAGCTGCCCCATGTTAGGGAGTGGGCTTCCCATCTCCACCAACACAGCTGCTGTGGAGAGCTTTGAGCAGCCCACACCCCGCTTCTTTTTAGAGTTTAAGGGCTCTGTGCTGTCTGCCAGACCAGAGACCCTCTCTGGCCTACCTTTGtggcctggggtgtgtgtgtgtgcgtgtgcgtgtgcgtgtgcgtgtgcgtgtgcgtgtgcgtgtgtgtgtgtgtgtgtgtgtgtgtgtacacacagccGTCTGCCCTCCGTGGCCTGGGCAGACCCGCCCCCAAGTGGCCATAGCTGGGAATGCAGTTGTATCCCTGGTTGGTGGAGTTGACTAGGTGTGGGGAAAGGGGGGCAGGGGCTCCTGCTCAGGGGCAGTTTTGTGATCAGATCGGCAGGACCTGGAGCAGCCAGACAAGGTGGACATGCTGCAGGAGCCGCTGCTGGAGGCGCTGAAGGTCTACGTCCGGAAACGGAGGCCCAGCCGTCCCCACATGTTCCCCAAGATGCTGATGAAGATCACGGATCTTCGGAGCATCAGCGCCAAGGGTGAGTCTCCTTCGCGCGGAGGAGGGAGACCCACTCCGGACTGGCTTGGGACCCGCTGCCCACAGCCAGGCCGGCACCTCATGTCTTGGTGTCTGTCTCCGTGTGTCCTCCTCATGACTTGAGGCACGGGGGACCACCCAGGGCCCAACCCAGACAAGCAGAACCCTGGGTTCGGAATGCTTCACCCAGTCGCCACCCTGCGGGCTCCAGTACCGGCCCCGAGTGCAGTGCGTGGTAGATGCCCTGTGGATGGCGCTGGCCCCCTCGCCCCGTGGCCCTCCCTTCTGGGTgagtctctgacctccacctcctccctcacAGGAGCCGAGCGAGTGATCACCCTGAAGATGGAGATCCCTGGCTCCATGCCACCACTCATCCAGGAAATGCTGGAGAACTCTGAGGGCTTGGACACTCTAAGCGGACAGTCGGGGGGCGGAACGCGAGATGGGGGTGGCCTGGCCCCCCCTCCGGGTAGCTGTagccccagcctcagccccagcTCCCACAGAAGCAGCCCTGCCACCCAGTCTCCATGACCTCCACATGGACAGCCTCACCCCTGCCCtggctttctctgccttcctACTGGCCACGTGACCCATCAGCCCCGGCCCCCGCCTCGGCCGCATCCTCCCAGACAGAACTGGGAACTTGGTGCGggacaggagggaggaggcagtTACTCTGTGGACAGAGGCCTGGACCCAAGATGGACTGCCCTCTTCCGGCGGCAGCCGGGGCTGGCATCGGGGGCCAGGTGTTGAGCCATGTGAGGACCTGGGCCTGAGCCCCTGCGCACCTGCCACGCCACGCCACGTCTTCATCACCAGCAAACGCCGCCGGGACCTGGCTCCCTGTCCTCCAAACTCAAGCCATCGATCCCCAGTTGGGGAACCTGCCCCTGCTTCAGATGGTGACAGGGGGGGTGTCCAGGGTGGGGGAGACCCCCTGTACATATCCTGCGTACCAACCCAGATATTAATTCtcgctggttttgtttttattttaatttttttgttttgatttttttttaataagaattttcattttaagcaCATTTATACTGAAGGAATTTGTGCTGTGTATTGGGGGAGCTGGATCTAGAGCTGAAGGGGTGGGTCTGGGGATGGGCAGGGCTCTGAAGGGCTCCCCTTCTTCCCTTGTCCCGGTGgatgctccccaccccccagcctttccacCTCAGTTTTCTCTAATACTGTGAAATACTAACTTTCCAAGGCCGCCTTCTCCTGCCTGTGCAGGGAGCagcttccctccctctgcccagccACTGGGTGTGGGCATCTTGGGCAGCTacccctgggaggaggggatccTGGCTTttggctcctgcctctgcccaccaagAAGCAGGGGAAGGGTAACTATGGGGCCCTTTGGATGAGTAGGGTGTTACTCATCACTGCCCACCAGAGCTCACTTCATCTAAGCCCCAGCCCCACTGTGAAGGGGCTGGCTAAGGGGTCCAGGTTACCCCTGCCTCCAGCCTCATAGCACCAGCACCCCATGGggccctccaacacacacacacacacacacacacacacacacacacacacacacactgacacacacttGGCCTGAGTTCCTTCATTTCCCTGGCCTACCCACAAGCCCTCTTGCCCCTCACCTGTGCCCCCTCCTTGCCCCGCAGGACGGGACTCCAGGgggtcccttccctccccctacACCCCTGGGCTGGGGGAGCAGGCTTTACCTTGCCCTCCTGCCTGGGTGGGGTCTCACCCCGGAGCCCACTGGTGTACCTGTTACTGCTGGGTTTCCACTGAGATCTACTGGAGAAAGAATAAAGTTCTATTTATTCTAcgatgcctctgcctctctgcctccaccctctcctctccctgtctGGGCAGGGGACTCGAGATGGAGGGCTTTCCACAGGGGGGCTTTCCATAGGCTCTGGGCCCCAAGGGCTAAGCACAAAATTTCAAGTGCCAAGGGCTTGGCTCGTGTCTAAGTTGCTCTGTGACAGGGGCCACGTCTCTAGAGACCCTGAGATCTGAGATAGGCCCGATCTGGCAGTGCCCTCAAACGGGCCAGGGAGAATCTCCTCCACAGCAGAGGACTCTGACcgggaaggggagcaggaggattTCTCTGAGAAAGGAAGCCAGCCCCTGGCCTCAGAGCCCCTAGACACTGAAGTTACCCAGCGACGCACGACTGGTTATGAACTCGATGTTCACACAGTCTTGGAGCTGAGCTCCTGGTGCCCTAACAACAGGAGAGTGAGGAGCCTGTGTGAGCCAGAAAGGACTGTCCTGCCCCCTTTTGAGGCTCTGATAGGCAGCCGCGGAGCTTGGGGTGTGAGTTTCCGTTCTTACGGCTGTACATCTCAGCCGAGAGGCCGCTGTCCTGTCcttgcccagggtcacacagtggcagtggggggagggggatccGCACTCAGGGTTTCTCCTTAACCCAGGGTTCTTGACTGGGTCCCTGAGGCTCCAGAAGCATCACATACCCCAAGGTGATGGTGCTTGGAGGTGGGTTCCCACCCACTCCCTCCCCAGCCTTAGCAAGGGAGAGTCAAAGGGAGCTTTCCCTGGAGGCCCTAGCCATTCCTAGGGCAGCCGCTAGGTGGCAGCAGCTGCtcacttatctccctgtctcAGAGCGGGCGCCTTGGCCCACACCTCTTCCCTGGTAATTTTCTAACATGGTTACTTAGTTGAATAAATGTAACATACTTGTACATAGGCTTCCAAGAACCAATATatgcacctgggaggcagaggcaagagaattacccccaagttcaaggtcagcctagcctacaaacagcaagttccaggctagcctgggctatatagtaaaacTTTGCCCTAAAAACCAAAAATTAGGTTATTGTCACATAGCAATGTAGAGCAGGAACAAAGAGAAGGGCAAGTTCAGTACATTAATAAATACCTTAAGAGAAGAAGCCCAGGGAGGGGGCTGTATTAACAGTGCCAGAGTACTTGTCCAGCATATATTGGTCCTGGAATGTCTCTGtccccaacacaaaacaaacaaaacccaggaaaATTAGAGTGTGGGTAGATGTAAAAACTGACATATCAACAAagtccaaaaaaataaaacagaacattgTTTCACACACAAAATAGGTAAACTGACAATGttacacaattttatttttattttatttatgtgtcggtgtgtctttgtgtatgcaGATACCTCCAGAAGTTAGAAGATGGCGGGTCCCCTGGAGACGGGGTTAGGTGCAGCTGTGACTCTCCtgacgtgggtactgggaacagagcttgagtcctctggaagaacgatGCATTCTGAACTACCCGGCCATCTCCCCAGCCGCTCAAAGTGGTTTTCTACTGTGTACATGTCCAACAGGACATTCCAAACGTCGTGTGTGCTGAGATGGCTGGGGGGATGGTGGAGCCAggaaaggagcttgccaccaTGCGGCAACCTGAGCGtgagccccaggacccacgtgactgacgggaggagagaactgacttccacaagttgtcctctggcctccacattcacaTTGTGGACACTTAGATATcatgtaacaaaatatttttaaagcctgtCTGACAATTTTGTGTCTATTTGAAGTCTTCAGCTTCTTTCTACCTTGATTTTtcgtttgagaatttcatacttgcagctaggcggtggtggcacacgcctttgcctttgatcccagcactcgggaggctgaggcagaggcaggcagatctctgagtttgaggtcagcttggtctacagagtgagttctagaacagccagggctacacagagaaacaactgtctcacaaaacaaaacaaaaaaaaaagagaatttcatACTTgcatataatgaattttgataAAAATCCACCTCATTCCCACCCTTTCAGCTCCTTCCCTTACCCCCCCCTCCCTCATCttcatgtgttctttttaaaaacccacTGAATTTACTTTGTACTGCCTGGATGAGCATGGGTGTAGAGCCACCTGCTGgagcatccctgaagaaaactcacTCCCTCTCCAAGGAGCTAGGCACTCCACAAGCACTCCAGCAAATGGAAcctctcagctaggggtgggacttggtgagcctccctccccaacccatgctgggattttttctGGATTGACTTGAGTCTACCTTATCTTTTCGGCTGGGTctctctctcactgagcctgaaactcacaa from the Peromyscus eremicus chromosome 8a, PerEre_H2_v1, whole genome shotgun sequence genome contains:
- the Rara gene encoding retinoic acid receptor alpha isoform X1, with product MASNSSSCPTPGGGHLNGYPVPPYAFFFPPMLGGLSPPSALTSLQHQLPVSGYSTPSPATIETQSSSSEEIVPSPPSPPPLPRIYKPCFVCQDKSSGYHYGVSACEGCKGFFRRSIQKNMVYTCHRDKNCIINKVTRNRCQYCRLQKCFEVGMSKESVRNDRNKKKKEAPKPECSESYPLSPEVGELIEKVRKAHQETFPALCQLGKYTTNNSSEQRVSLDIDLWDKFSELSTKCIIKTVEFAKQLPGFTTLTIADQITLLKAACLDILILRICTRYTPEQDTMTFSDGLTLNRTQMHNAGFGPLTDLVFAFANQLLPLEMDDAETGLLSAICLICGDRQDLEQPDKVDMLQEPLLEALKVYVRKRRPSRPHMFPKMLMKITDLRSISAKGAERVITLKMEIPGSMPPLIQEMLENSEGLDTLSGQSGGGTRDGGGLAPPPGSCSPSLSPSSHRSSPATQSP
- the Rara gene encoding retinoic acid receptor alpha isoform X2; the encoded protein is MYESVEVGGLAPAPNPFLVVDFYNQNRACLLPEKGLPAPGPYSTPLRTPLWNGSNHSIETQSSSSEEIVPSPPSPPPLPRIYKPCFVCQDKSSGYHYGVSACEGCKGFFRRSIQKNMVYTCHRDKNCIINKVTRNRCQYCRLQKCFEVGMSKESVRNDRNKKKKEAPKPECSESYPLSPEVGELIEKVRKAHQETFPALCQLGKYTTNNSSEQRVSLDIDLWDKFSELSTKCIIKTVEFAKQLPGFTTLTIADQITLLKAACLDILILRICTRYTPEQDTMTFSDGLTLNRTQMHNAGFGPLTDLVFAFANQLLPLEMDDAETGLLSAICLICGDRQDLEQPDKVDMLQEPLLEALKVYVRKRRPSRPHMFPKMLMKITDLRSISAKGAERVITLKMEIPGSMPPLIQEMLENSEGLDTLSGQSGGGTRDGGGLAPPPGSCSPSLSPSSHRSSPATQSP